ACTCTCCTGGGACCGAAGCAAGTGGAAACCAGTGCGAAACTCCAGACACCTGCGAAACTCTAAAGTCAGAAGATTCAGACGTTTTTGACGATTTGCGCTCGTCCCCAGATCTCCGCAGAGATTCAACGTCAAATGTCTTCACTTGTCATTACTGCAGATATCCAGAGACCTAAGAAAGGTGACGTTTTTTTTACGCATATCTGCGGATTCAACAAACGCAGAGACTCCCAAGAACATCTAAAGGTCTTGGGCATAACACAAAAAACAAGTTCGACGCAAGGATCGCTGTgttttccgcgtctctcgcagACGCCCCTGCTTGTTTGGATTCAAAAGTTAAATTCTCCACTGTTGCCCAGTGAAGCCTCGGCCTCTGTGGCACCAGTCCGCCATGTGGAGCAGGAAGTGCGTGCTTCCCGAGGTCGTCCAGCGTTGCTCAAATCGACTGAGCAGACACACACGTAGCAGCCGcggaacaaagagaagatgcgtggaggaaaagaaacagaggggaCAAGGAAAAGAACAGTGAAGGAAGACGgtgagaaacagaaagaacagaggTAAACAGAAAAGGACGGGCGACAAAAAAAGAGCAGATGCGAAAGGAACAAGAACGCAAGGTGGAGAGCTACAAGGAGGTCGGTTTGGGCGACTAGCGTCTTGCCGCGCCACAGTCGAGAACGCAGAACccactgaaaaaaacactgggagaaagagacgacaggGACTTCTCAATGTAGGCACAGAAGCTTTGCATCATCTCGAGTCGATGAAGCAAGGGCGGCGCTGTCATGTTCGTGTCCAGGAGCAAATGTCCTTGGTACCAGTCGATTATCAAACTGGTGTTCCTCAGCACAGAGACGCAGTATacatcgatatatatatatatatatatatatatatatatatatatatatatgcaggtaTATCTACATTTAcccatgtatgcatatacatatttatctatctatgtatatatataaatatatttatatgtgtatgtatacatgtatgcttCTCACGCAGGTAAATATGAATGTATGTGTACGTGTACATCTATACATTTATACGAAGAAAAGTTCACGTTGCGTGCGTGAGAAATGTAACGATATGTGTTTATCGGAGATGTAAAATAAGAGGAACGCCAAGAAACTCCATAACTCAAataagagaaaagagacaacattgttctgtctcgtctggCTTTCTCTTATAGAGAGAAccggaaaaggaagacagtTTCCGCTCTCTCATCACATGTTCTTTCGCCTAGCTGAACGTCCACATGAAGACATCaagacgcgtcttctccccttctcttcactgCTAGTATGGCTCGTGCGTTTCAACGTTTCCTGATTAAGTATACACATCATGTTCCTTTCCactctttctcccccttgttcgttctttctccctcgagttctctctgtctctccctcgagttcttccttccccgtttttttctctctcgcgcattttttctcttcttcacacgtttttttctcgatttcTCGCCCTCTCGATTTCTCGATTTTCGTGTATGTGGTATTCGCGTTTGGTCCGCTCCATCTGTGCTCTCGAACGAAGACTTTTTCTGAATTTCCAAAGACAACAATCGAAGGGCaacgacagaaacgaaaaactgGGCCTCGTCGATGGAAGGACCAGTCACCGCAGATGCGACTttgcctgcatgcaaggcCGAAAAGGTCTTTCCTTTTAAAAAAAACAGTGTAACCCAGAAGCGACTGAGAAGTCTTGCAGAtacttcttccttttctgatGACCGATatagaaagaagagaaggatgaagacacacaagcagatgcctttttcttcgtgtctctttctccgtcctccTGGATCTCTCAGGGTCCTTTTTCGCGTCccgcttctcgtttcttctttcctccgctCCTGCgacttctccgtctctcgtttcttgccGTCTCTCAGTCTTTAGCCTTCCATTGTGTCTTCCTGTACCTTCCTCACCTCGgcgctctctcgtccttgtctttcttctccctcggttCCGCCCAACTCCTGTCGCCATCtcgggtgcatgcgcgctgcAGCACCCTCCCGTTTTCGCCGCCTACCGGCAAAAACAGAGGTGCCAAGCTGCTGCAAACGCCAGTGTCTTCGTGGATCTCCAGACGCGCATGTGGAGACAcgggcgtctccttcgtttcgctcctcgtcttctgtgttgccgcatgcagacggaTTTTCGCGTTCGCTGCGAAGTACAGGCTCAGCTTTCCCCTCCGAACTCTGTTGCCTGTCTTCACGTTGATGCTCCTTGCTTCGCGCGCTCGTAACGCCTGCTGAatgtttttgttttttcctttgAACCCAGCAGGTCCTGCGCATGTTAGCGGACACCACGCCAGTCTACTGGTTCActtcgcctttttttcttccccctctgctctctgtccGCGCTTCTCCACGATGGCCTGCCTTCGAGGGCCGCCCCACGGAGGTCGAGGGCCGTTCCTCAGAAGGCCTTTCCCCCTCGTTCtccagaaaacaagaaactcCACTCGACCCATCTCTCCCGCGCGCGGCGACTCCTCCCCCAGAGAAAAAATCGCTTCGTTCCTGCGCGCAGCCATGGCGCCGGCTTCGCCCACCGACAGCTCTGCACAATCTGCGGCGGAatctcgggtgtacgtacacctcgtCGGAGTCGCTGGGAGCAGCGGCAGCGGAGGGCAAGGGAATCgcaaggtggagaagaaggccgtGACCGTGAGGCTTTCCTCGGTCGCTCCTGTTCACGGTTCCTTCTCAGTCTGTCAGGCTTTTCTGCGGCGgttgtctcctcgcgttctgtctgcttcccgTTCTTCGGCGGCCGTCTCCACGCTGTCATCCGCAAGTCGCCGTCCTCGGTCCTGTTTGCTTTCTGTTGCCGCTCCCCTGCTTCGCGGAGAGAgctgttcttcctccacttcgcttccctccttttctccttcgccttaTGTCCAGATCGTCTCGGATTCTGCCGTACCTCCTTCGAGCTcgactcttttttccttttccctctcccgttcgttcgtttcttctcccttctcttccgcgaccccctcttctttttcttctgcccttccttcctccgctcttaccgcgcttcttccgtctccgttgtctccgtcttcttctgcccaCTCCTTCACCTGGTCGTCCGCTCACTCTACTTCTCCTCAAAccgcttcttttttctctttctcccgccCTGACTCCGCGACTTCGTCTTTTCGCtcgctgtatgtacacacacgCGCGTACAGCTTCACTAGGGCAGctcggcagagagaggacgaggcgcgTCGCCACGAGGCAGCGCGGAAAGCGTTCTTTGAGTCGATGAAtcaaacgaagaaagaagaacaagaacgCGAGGCAGAGCGGCGCAGACAACGGGCAGAAGTCCAGAAGCAAGGCCCGTTTCTCCACGGACAAGACTACTACCAAATCCTTTCTGTGAAGCGGTCGGCCTCTCAGGAGGAAATTAAAAAGGTGAGACAACCACGCTCGcagctctttttctctgcgtttttacTCACGACTTCTTCGAGTGGAAATCTGCGCCGCCAACGCGACTGATTCGTTGATGCTGAGGCATTTGAATGGAAAATCAAATTTCCTTTCACAAGAACGTAACCTTCAACTCCCTGGCGACGAGTACACAGCGGTT
This genomic interval from Toxoplasma gondii ME49 chromosome VIIb, whole genome shotgun sequence contains the following:
- a CDS encoding DnaJ domain-containing protein (encoded by transcript TGME49_256810), whose translation is MFLFFPLNPAGPAHVSGHHASLLVHFAFFSSPSALCPRFSTMACLRGPPHGGRGPFLRRPFPLVLQKTRNSTRPISPARGDSSPREKIASFLRAAMAPASPTDSSAQSAAESRVYVHLVGVAGSSGSGGQGNRKVEKKAVTVRLSSVAPVHGSFSVCQAFLRRLSPRVLSASRSSAAVSTLSSASRRPRSCLLSVAAPLLRGESCSSSTSLPSFSPSPYVQIVSDSAVPPSSSTLFSFSLSRSFVSSPFSSATPSSFSSALPSSALTALLPSPLSPSSSAHSFTWSSAHSTSPQTASFFSFSRPDSATSSFRSLYVHTRAYSFTRAARQREDEARRHEAARKAFFESMNQTKKEEQEREAERRRQRAEVQKQGPFLHGQDYYQILSVKRSASQEEIKKAYLEAAKRHHPDQNPEDPADAAKRFQAVQQAYATLKKPWCRTLYDQELDGSFRSAQRTEAGREPGPGTRAAEKIWKETWEETAEQREQRRERYRRYAAGIREDLPYVDTINPVWIIAGTSAAVFGFAAYINDKGKKSFDAALNDDFTDEDFRGDKLVRAFFNPFSAKWERLPDGYDPPAPHTLHSFYRKQYPNIQFDAASLPANQLTLIKVPRSQTEPARLLVNRRTGETLWAHQIRLQVNKSSSEQSSTSDS